One Paenibacillus crassostreae DNA segment encodes these proteins:
- a CDS encoding multi antimicrobial extrusion protein MatE — MSIDEPLSWKRLFIFFIPLGISASLVTISHVIINGTLARAADPETVIASYAIAGSLLTITERPSTLLRQTCSALVKDRISFQALSYVTKVFLAFVMLIGFLIVYTPVGHGIFKYLFGVDASLLSSVIDVYQILMFVSIFSVIRNIYQGVIISHNRTKWLTIGMAIRLASMYFLSLYYVISDNITSGRVGAIIFLVGMMVESAVSYWEGRNIVRTMPKKQDEHIIETKGHVFQFYKPLLLSSFVAMFIGPVINVMLGRTTGIFLAISAFAVASSLMQLMISFFTYMHQIVLNFYNIDAQLVKKFALAIGFIPFSLLVSVAYTPLGPWALEHMMNVKGNLLTESLLTLRCFALYTLVMPWLDYGNGLILLRGQTKTMFRSQTANAVCTIIVLFILTFIFPGWNGMVGALSQSFGLLAEAIIIWIVIRRTSREPSLNQRQHA; from the coding sequence ATGTCTATAGATGAACCACTTTCTTGGAAAAGACTCTTCATTTTTTTTATACCTTTAGGCATTTCAGCTTCTCTTGTCACCATATCACACGTCATCATTAATGGTACATTAGCCAGAGCAGCAGATCCTGAAACAGTAATTGCTAGTTACGCGATCGCTGGTAGTCTTCTGACCATTACTGAACGACCTTCCACCTTATTAAGACAGACCTGCTCAGCTCTAGTGAAAGATCGTATATCATTTCAAGCCCTAAGTTATGTAACCAAAGTATTTCTAGCTTTCGTTATGCTGATTGGTTTCCTAATCGTATACACACCCGTTGGTCATGGGATCTTCAAGTATTTGTTCGGAGTTGATGCAAGCCTATTATCATCAGTTATTGACGTATACCAGATTTTAATGTTTGTTAGCATTTTCTCGGTGATTCGTAATATATATCAGGGTGTCATCATTAGTCATAATCGGACAAAATGGTTAACTATTGGCATGGCTATTCGACTCGCCAGTATGTATTTCCTGTCACTGTACTACGTTATATCTGACAATATTACAAGCGGACGTGTAGGTGCAATCATTTTCTTAGTGGGGATGATGGTAGAATCTGCTGTGAGTTATTGGGAAGGGCGTAATATCGTTAGAACTATGCCTAAGAAACAAGACGAGCATATTATTGAGACTAAAGGTCATGTATTTCAGTTCTATAAGCCCTTATTACTTTCTTCCTTTGTCGCCATGTTTATTGGCCCCGTAATTAATGTCATGCTTGGTAGAACAACTGGAATCTTTTTGGCTATCTCAGCTTTTGCCGTTGCAAGTAGCTTGATGCAATTAATGATAAGCTTCTTCACTTACATGCATCAGATTGTTCTGAACTTCTATAATATTGATGCACAGTTAGTCAAAAAATTCGCACTCGCCATTGGTTTTATCCCATTCTCATTGCTTGTTAGTGTGGCGTATACACCACTTGGCCCTTGGGCACTTGAACATATGATGAATGTCAAAGGAAACCTGCTTACAGAAAGTTTGCTTACATTACGCTGCTTCGCGCTTTATACACTAGTTATGCCTTGGCTTGATTATGGCAATGGATTAATTCTGCTTCGTGGTCAGACCAAGACGATGTTCCGTTCTCAAACTGCAAATGCAGTATGCACCATAATTGTCTTGTTCATTCTAACTTTCATCTTTCCTGGATGGAACGGGATGGTTGGAGCGCTCTCCCAATCCTTTGGTTTACTAGCGGAAGCGATCATTATTTGGATTGTTATACGTCGAACTAGTAGAGAACCTTCGCTGAATCAGAGACAACATGCATAA